One segment of Solanum lycopersicum chromosome 1, SLM_r2.1 DNA contains the following:
- the LOC101257405 gene encoding nitrate regulatory gene2 protein-like — protein sequence MGCAASKLDNEDTVRRCKDRRRLMKEAVYARHHLAAAHSDYCRSLRVTGSALSTFAAGEPLSVSDHTPAVLLRTSFSTTAATNIKTPPPPPPIHIPSPSPSLHLPPPPPPFFPSPSPTIASSKLPHILSASSVSSHQRQPPVQQKKPLKLPHILSGSSLNSYNEDYTYDAKANSTYSSTPSQASSVWNWENFYPPSPPSSEYFERVHNKNNFSREADPEDDEEDKASNYTSHSQYSQHHHQQQQHQHHPSDQSLHGKSNKQFDFFDTDSINDEKLANGSVRNQKKVGENKQNYAAHHLNNWESEAEREEVQCSEWGDHDHYSTTTSSDDDDDEEEEVEEKDDIRSGYGPSRSNFGSTASVKNEEGSNINVNSKNFSVKKSDKMSEDGGSSSMSWGNGNGKVEMVSDRSIVVRHKDLAEIVAAIKEHFDKTASAGEQVSEMLETGRAQLDRSFKQLKKTVYHSGGVFSTISSTWSSKPPLAVKYRFEPSSIDEGGQKSLCSTLERLLAWEKKLYQEVKAREGVKIEHEKKLATLQSQESRSDDIAKLDKTKASITRLQSLMVVTSQAVSTTSSAIIGLRDSDLVPQLVELCHGFMYMWKSMNQFHQVQNDIVQQVRGLINREIKGQSTSDLHRQATRDLESAVSAWHSSYCRLIKFQRDFIRSLHGWFKLTLVSVNTEPTNGNREFSDSFMFCDEWKLALDRIPDTVASEAIKSFINVVHSIYVKQTEELKIKKRTESASKELEKKASSVRNIERKYYNSFSMVGIGLPDGGPDNGNILDVRDPLAEKKAELAASQRRVEDEMVKHSKAVEVTRAMTLNNIQTGLPGVFQAMTSFSSLMTEALEAVCTRSYSIK from the exons ATGGGTTGCGCGGCGTCGAAGCTAGATAATGAAGATACTGTCCGGCGGTGTAAAGACCGCCGGCGATTGATGAAAGAAGCTGTTTATGCTCGTCATCACTTAGCAGCAGCTCATTCTGATTACTGTCGTTCACTTCGTGTTACGGGTTCTGCTTTATCTACCTTTGCCGCCGGTGAACCACTTTCTGTTTCTGATCATACTCCTGCTGTTCTCCTCCGTACGTCTTTTTCGACTACTGCTGCTACTAACATCAAAACCcctccacccccaccccctATTCATATCCcatctccttctccttctcttcatctacccccacccccaccGCCGTTTTTTCCGTCGCCGTCACCGACGATAGCTTCTTCAAAGCTTCCTCATATACTTTCTGCCTCCTCTGTTTCCTCTCATCAGCGTCAGCCCCCGGTGCAGCAGAAAAAGCCCCTGAAACTTCCGCACATTCTTTCTGGGTCAAGTTTGAATTCATATAATGAGGATTATACATACGATGCGAAAGCAAATTCGACGTATTCTAGCACTCCTTCACAAGCTTCCTCTGTTTGGAACTGGGAAAATTTCTACCCTCCTTCCCCTCCAAGTTCAGAGTACTTCGAACGCGTCCACAATAAGAACAATTTTTCTCGAGAAGCTGATCCGGAGGATGATGAGGAAGATAAGGCGTCAAACTACACATCTCATTCACAATACTCTCAGCATCATCATCAGCAGCAGCAGCACCAACATCATCCTAGTGACCAATCACTTCATGGGAAATCGAACAAGCAATTTGACTTTTTCGATACTGATAGTATTAACGATGAGAAATTGGCAAACGGGTCTGTCCGGAATCAGAAAAAGGTTGGTGAAAACAAGCAGAACTATGCAGCCCACCATTTGAATAACTGGGAGAGTGAAGCTGAGAGAGAAGAGGTACAGTGCAGCGAGTGGGGAGATCACGATCATTACAGTACTACAACTTCAtctgatgatgacgacgatgaagaagaagaagtagagGAAAAGGATGATATAAGATCTGGGTATGGGCCATCCCGATCGAATTTCGGGTCTACTGCTTCCGTGAAGAATGAGGAAGGTTCTAATATTAATGTGAATTCAAAGAATTTCTCAGTGAAGAAATCTGATAAGATGTCGGAGGACGGTGGGTCGTCTTCGATGAGTTGGGGGAACGGAAATGGGAAAGTGGAGATGGTATCTGATAGAAGTATAGTGGTGAGGCACAAGGATCTAGCAGAGATTGTTGCTGCCATTAAGGAACACTTTGATAAGACTGCTTCTGCTGGTGAGCAGGTGTCTGAGATGTTGGAGACAGGTCGAGCTCAGCTTGACCGGAGCTTTAAGCAGTTAAAGA AAACTGTGTATCATTCCGGTGGAGTTTTTAGCACCATAAGCTCCACCTGGTCTTCAAAACCTCCATTGGCGGTCAAGTATCGTTTTGAACCTAGTTCTATTGATGAAGGTGGGCAAAAGAGTCTTTGTTCCACCTTGGAGCGACTCTTGGCATGGGAAAAGAAACTGTATCAGGAAGTGAAG GCGAGGGAAGGAGTTAAAATTGAGCATGAAAAGAAGTTGGCAACATTACAGAGTCAGGAAAGCAGAAGTGATGACATAGCCAAGTTGGACAAAACCAAGGCCTCAATAACAAGGTTGCAGTCACTGATGGTGGTCACATCGCAAGCTGTTTCCACTACGTCCTCTGCCATTATTGGCCTAAGGGACTCTGACCTTGTCCCGCAGCTTGTTGAACTTTGTCATGG ATTTATGTACATGTGGAAATCCATGAACCAGTTCCATCAAGTTCAGAATGACATTGTGCAGCAGGTGCGTGGCCTCATCAACAGAGAAATTAAAGGTCAATCGACATCTGACCTACACCGGCAGGCAACTCGTGACCTTGAGTCTGCTGTATCTGCATGGCACTCGAGTTATTGTCGCCTGATAAAATTTCAAAGGGACTTTATCCGATCCCTTCATGGTTGGTTCAAGCTCACCCTTGTATCTGTCAATACTGAGCCAACTAATGGCAACAGGGAGTTCTCAGATTCTTTTATGTTTTGCGATGAGTGGAAGCTAGCACTTGACCGTATTCCTGACACTGTTGCATCAGAAGCTATCAAAAGCTTCATAAATGTTGTTCATTCGATATATGTGAAACAAACGGAGGAGTTGAAGATCAAAAAGCGGACTGAATCTGCATCAAAGGAGCTTGAGAAAAAGGCTTCGAGTGTCAGGAACATTGAAAGGAAGTATTACAATTCATTCTCCATGGTTGGCATTGGACTTCCTGATGGGGGACCTGATAATGGTAATATTTTAGATGTACGAGACCCTCTTGCTGAGAAAAAGGCTGAGCTTGCAGCTAGCCAACGGCGTGTGGAAGATGAGATGGTGAAGCATTCTAAAGCAGTGGAGGTAACCAGAGCAATGACTCTGAACAACATTCAAACAGGGCTTCCGGGAGTTTTCCAAGCTATGACCAGCTTTTCTTCCTTGATGACAGAGGCCCTTGAGGCTGTATGCACCCGTTCTTATTCTATTAAGTAG